The following proteins are co-located in the Salvelinus fontinalis isolate EN_2023a chromosome 29, ASM2944872v1, whole genome shotgun sequence genome:
- the LOC129827241 gene encoding homeobox protein Nkx-2.5-like: protein MFSSPSTSTPFSVKDILNLEQHTRAEDLVSLDISPRMDCALPTSSCMLGRLKQEPLREMSSGGSLFGEELHEAKANRNTALNFSAAFYGKSFLEMDIKDGKTDRFEGKYRKDMSYISQSEPVEDLKSEDPDLPAKPRKRRKPRVLFSQAQVYELERRFKQQKYLSAPERDHLAGVLKLTPTQVKIWFQNRRYKCKRQRQDQSLEMVGIPPPRRISVPVLVRDGKPCLGDSTTYNSSYNVGLNHFTYNSYPAFSNYPSPGCNMNHACNYPTTAVQSIQPSPNNGNYMNFGVGELNNVQNTFPSGNGVSSLHGIRAW, encoded by the exons ATGTTTTCCAGCCCCAGTACGTCCACACCCTTCTCGGTTAAGGATATATTAAACCTGGAGCAGCACACTAGAGCTGAGGACCTGGTCTCACTGGACATCTCTCCACGGATGGACTGTGCCTTACCGACCTCCTCCTGCATGCTGGGCCGCCTGAAACAGGAGCCGCTCCGGGAGATGTCGTCTGGAGGCTCGCTGTTTGGAGAGGAGCTCCATGAGGCTAAAGCCAACAGAAATACTGCCCTCAACTTCTCCGCTGCCTTCTATGGGAAATCTTTCTTAGAAATGGACATCAAGGATGGCAAGACGGACAGATTTGAGGGGAAATACAGAAAAG ACATGTCCTACATCTCTCAGAGTGAGCCGGTGGAGGACCTGAAGTCAGAGGACCCGGATCTGCCCGCCAAACCCCGGAAGCGCAGGAAGCCGCGCGTGCTGTTCTCACAGGCGCAGGTGTATGAGCTGGAGCGTCGCTTTAAGCAGCAGAAGTACCTGTCGGCTCCGGAGAGAGATCACCTGGCCGGGGTGCTCAAACTGACCCCCACACAGGTCAAGATCTGGTTCCAGAACCGCCGCTACAAGTGCAAGAGACAGCGACAGGACCAGAGCCTGGAGATGGTCGGTATCCCGCCGCCGAGACGCATCTCAGTCCCAGTACTGGTCCGAGATGGGAAGCCCTGCCTTGGAGACTCGACGACCTATAATAGTTCATATAATGTGGGCCTTAACCATTTCACGTATAATAGTTATCCAGCGTTCAGTAATTATCCCAGTCCTGGCTGTAATATGAACCATGCGTGTAACTATCCCACCACTGCGGTTCAGTCTATCCAGCCCTCACCAAACAACGGGAATTACATGAACTTCGGCGTTGGGGAGTTAAATAACGTTCAAAACACGTTTCCGTCCGGCAATGGAGTGTCTTCTTTACATGGAATCAGAGCGTGGTGA
- the LOC129827205 gene encoding vesicle transport protein SEC20-like — MGREQDKESDKLALLSEVDRHRRQMLRKVIKEGLAQTSSDITESLMSIDQMMSQEVTQSEESITMLATSSQAVLEMNDEFKAMTGTIQLGRKLITKYNRRELTDKLLIFLALVLFLTAVFYIRKKRLFFLQTRHN, encoded by the exons ATGGGGAGGGAGCAGGACAAGGAGTCAGACAAACTGGCTCTACTCAGTGAGGTGGACAGACACCGCAGGCAGATGCTCAG AAAGGTGATTAAAGAAGGCCTGGCCCAGACGTCCAGTGACATCACAGAGAGCCTGATGAGCATCGACCAGATGATGTCACAGGAGGTGACGCAGAGCGAGGAATCCATAACCATGCTGG CAACCTCGTCTCAGGCGGTCCTGGAGATGAATGATGAGTTTAAGGCCATGACCGGAACCATCCAGCTGGGgagaaagctcatcactaagtacAACCGCAGGGAGCTCACTGACAAACTGCTCATCTTCCTCGCTCTCGTACTCTTTCTCACCGCGGTCTTCTACATCCGCAAGAAGAGATTATTTTTCCTCCAGACCAGACACAACTAA